Within Lepus europaeus isolate LE1 chromosome 8, mLepTim1.pri, whole genome shotgun sequence, the genomic segment taaccAGTCCCAATTAGGCACATAATGTGTACCTATATATAACATAATGTGGTGTGCCAACCACTGTCATAAACTTTCCTCTATGACAGCACTTCAGAAAGCTCACGAATGACATCCATGCCCATCAGGACTGGACAGATCCAAGTTTGTTTTCAATAAgcttcaaagattaaaaaaacagttcatggaaaatggaacggATAAGTTTACTTTTACATTGGTGCAATTCATGCAAAAAGTTTgagcaaaaataaacatctttcaatctcacttttccagaaactttttgtgAGACGCAAAGAatcagagctcctatctgctggtttactccccaaattcttgtGACAGTTAGGGGCTGGACAGGACTGAAGCCAAGAtcaggaaactcaatccaggtcttccctgtgggtggcaggaatccaacgacttgagtcatcaccactgcctcccaggatctgctagCAAGAAGCTATAATCAGGAACCAGAACCGGAACCAGAACCCGGAACTCAAGctggacacaggcatcctaaacagtatcttaaacactaggcccctccgtgaactttttgaagtccctcataCGTTATATTTTGTAACTAGCCCGTGAGGTAGGTATTATTTCCATCTTACAGATGGAAGAATAGAGCCTCCAAATTTAGCAACGCATCCACGATTACAAAGCCAGTGAATGGCAGAGATCTCATTTAAAAAACCGCGTCTACCCACACAACCCAAATTCCTAGTCATTCCTGGCACATTACAGTTgctcttaaatgaataaatgagctaATACACATGCTTTGAAGGAAAAAATCACAAGTATCTTAATAGGTATTAAGTGATAGAGTTATAAGCAACATGAACTGAGGTCCAAAACAGACGACTTCAATCACATTTTAGCAAGCCTCATTAGATTCTATACAGTAGATACACATCAATGTATAATAGTGTTTTGGTTCACGTTATTATGTGAAAATCCAATCCCTTAAACGAGCTTACCTCCAAACAGCTGTCGATTGCTCCCTGCCAGTCTGACATCTTCAGTTTACAAGCACCAATGTTCAGCATACAGCTTAAAGCTACAGGTTGCAGCCTCAACCTGTCTGCTTCCTCAGCAACAGCTCTCGAGCTATCCACGTATCTGGAGGACACATTTTATAAAAAGGCAACACGCGGTGTCACATAAACAAGTTTCTTCAACTATGTCAAAGGGGGTTACATCATTTCTGACGTAAGAACCTCAGCAAATGCTGTCAATACTCTTATTAATGATCACAATCTTTTTATTAAGTAATATTTCTTTTGGAAGTTTTGTTCCAACATTTTTCCCTGAAGTGTTCAAAAAGGCCAACCCAACAATTCCCAAATCTAATTATGCACTCATAAAACTCCTATTTTTAAAACTCAGGCCCTGCAAAGCGTACTTTCAGACatcatcatggttttttttttttttttttttttttttttttttgacaggcagagtggacagtgagaaagaaagagatagaaagaaaggtcttccgttgccgttggttcaccctccaatggccgccgcggtaggcgcaccgcgccgatccgatggcaggagccaggtgcctatcctggtctcccatggggtgcagggcccaagcacttgggccatcctccactgcactcctgggccacagcagagagctggcctggaagaggggcaaccgggacagaatccggcgccccgaccgggactagaacccggtgtgccggcgccacaaggcggaggattagcctgttgagccatggcgctatgggtttgttttttaagaaagcttttatttaataaatacaaatttcataggtacaactttaggaatacagcggttcttcccctcatatccaccctcccaccacctactctatcccatcccattcttcattaagattcatttttaattatctttatatacagaagaccaactctatactaagatttcaacagtttgcatccaaaGTATTGTGTAatgacaagttttactgttaattctcctAGTAAAACTCATCAAGGAcaggggtcctacatggggaacaagtgcacagtgactcctgttgtttacaactgacactcttatttatgacatcggtaatcacccaaggctcttgtcgtgagctgccaaggctgtggaagcctcttgagtacaCAAAGTCCATCGGTATTTaaacagggccatatgcaaagaggacgttctctcctcccttcagagaaaggtacctccttctttgatggcccgttctttcggCTGGgatcattcacagagatctttcatttaggtttttttgccacagtgtcttggctttccatgcctgaaatgctctcgtgggcttttcagccagatctgaatgccttaaaggctgattctgaggtcagagtgctgtttagggcgtttgtcattctgagtctgctgtgtggaatgCTTCCCTTGTtagatcattctcttctttttaattctatctattgttattaccagacacttggtcttatttatgtgatccctttgaccctttttcctatctatatgatcagttacacacttaaaatgatcactttaacatgtaagatggcattagtatcatccagcttaatgggatttggagtccctgGCCAaggttttagctttacccttcggggtaagtccatgggaacatgtgcagaactgtacatctcctccctcttttattcacactcttattttttactgggatctatttttttttttttttccgtaaaGATTCCCTTCACGTCCGCACCTGCCCCTCACCTCACACAACCGGCACTGGGATCTACTTTCAAttagatttaaacacctatgaataattctatgttaagagttcaccTAATAGTATTATGCAGAAAAAGTAAAtcataaaaaactaaaataaatttttccttgACAGTTAACACAAAGGCTGcccaagtcattgcttctcacagtgtcaatttcacttctacagatttccttttaggtgctctgttagttgtcacagatcagggagacaaTATGTTTGAAACCAAGATTCTCATGACAGAAGGAAACCGAACAGGGAAAGATGAAGTATAGTACTGATTCTGAATTGCCCACTGAAAAAGGCCTCGGAACTTAGCGTACCTAGTCCCTGCAATCTGGCTGCTGAAGTATGCAGTCAGAGCTCCTGGGGAAACTGCTGACATGAGATGTGAAAGCCAAGTGTAAGGTGAGCCTAAGCTACCTTCTACCAAAAGGCAAACAGTGCTCGCAGACTGACATGAGTTTGTCAAAACGAAAGGAGGCTTCCAGTGGACAAGCAGGGAAGGAACCCtctgcatattaaaaaaaaaaaaaaaaaaaaaaactgagtaatagtatattaacaaattgaactGAAAAAAATGCTTGCATCTGCAGTGATGCTAAAAACCAGGATGTAGCTCTTATAAACAGAGGAATGCAGTTAGAaaaccacaaaataaaaaaactagaGAAGCAcagttctggggccggcactaatGGCACAGCAGGCGAAGCCACCGCCtgtgctccagcatcccatatgggtgctggtttgagtcctagccgctccacttctcattcatctccctggtaatggcctgggaaaagcaacagatgatggcccaaatacttgggcccctgccaccatgtgggagacccagatgaagctcctggcttcagcctggtccagagctagccattgtggccatctggggagtgaaccagcagatggaagaccttgttgtctctccctctctgtaactctgccaaataaatctttaaaaaaaaaaaaaagataaaaaattgatCAGAGGAGAACCGACTCAAGCACAGATGTCCAATGATGCTAACACCTGCGAGAAAGGTCGCTGGGACTGGACAGCACTTTAACAAGTGCCCAAACTCAAAAAAGGTCAAACTGACCTGTGCCTTCACAATGTTACACTACAGAAATACACATCGCCAAAATATTTACTTCAAACTAACCTTAAGGAAACAATCAATCACAGATGGTATTCTGTAGGACAACTGATTCAGACGccacaaaaatacaaatgaataaaaacaaaatgggagGCCGGAGGCAGAGCAGATTGAAGAGATATTTAAGCCAAATAATACAATGCATGTTCTTGGTTTGgaacctaaatttaaaaaaaaaattttttttaagatttatttatttgcatgtcagagttacacagagagaagaaagcagaaaaaggtcttccatccaatggttcactccccaattaaccGCAACGCCTGGAGCcacacccatccgaagccaggagccaggagcttcctccgggtctcccatgcgagtgctggagcccaaggacttgggtcatcttctactgctatcccaggccataacagagagctggatcggaagtggagcagccgggactagaactggcgcccatatgggatgccagcacttcaggctagggcgccacagtgccagcccccttaaaaaaacatttgaaacataTGGGAAATCTGAACATGGATTATACATTAAATACTAttattctaggggccagtgctgtgatgcagcaggttaaagccgtggcctaaagcaccggcatcccatatggagtgccggttctagtcccggctgctccacttccaatccagctctctgctgtgtcctgggaaagcagtaggagaaggcccaagtctttgggtccctgcacccacatggaagacccaaaagaagctcctggctcctgggtccggatcagtgcagcccctgctgttgaccccatttggggaatgaaccaacaaaaggaagacctttctcactctcactccacctctcaaataaataagatcttaaaaaataaagaaataaaataaaataaaaaccctaTTATTCTATCAgtgttatttttgaaagagtaacagacaagcacagagaacttccatccactggttcattccccagatggctgccagtagccagggctgcaccaggctggagccaggaactccatccttgtctccctacatgagtggcaagggcccaagtatttgggccgtcatgcactgctttcccaggtgtgtcagcagAAAGCCGAATCAGAGACAGGACAGCCAGGATTCACACTGGCACTCCGACAGGGGACGTCAGCGTCacagtggtggcttcacctgctgccccacctcACTTCACGGGGTGTTTCAACGGCACTGCAGTTAGCAGAATGTGCTAGGCTTGTTAGGAACTCAGGCTAAAACATGAAGGGGTCACGTATCATCTCAGCTTCTCACATGGTATTGCGAAATATAAAAAGCAGAATCAGTGAATGCAGGTAACGGTTTCTAAGTAATCATGTActattctttcaacttttttgtattttaaattttttcaaattaagttgagaacaaaagaaatacaagtaTTTCAACACATCTTATTACTCTACTAGTAATTtgccaaaatacataaacaatctTTCACTTTATTATAATtcataaattcttaaaatttattaaaaattgtacTACCTTAaaacttttgtatattttttaatagCCATCTCCCAGTTCTGAGATTTGAAAAAAGTATTTCCAATGTTTTTTAAGTCTTCTGTAACTAATAAAATTTTATCTACCTGTAAGAAAGAATACAAATATGCTGTTAGTGAATACTGTGGTCTGATGGTAGGCTGTATCATTACAACACGGTAATACAAAGCTCCAACTTCACAGTCTGACTAATCTGAAAGTACTCACATCCTTCAGGTCCATGTCTGCGTCCTCAGGGAAGTCCGGGTGGCTGTCACCAGAGCCATCCTTGGGGACTAGTCCCCAGTCATCCCCTTCCTGCAGTTCTCCACATTCTGCAATGACGCACAGCTGTAAACATAACACCAACATGTAGAAATGCACTATGATACGAACGAGAGATTTACAAATTAGTTTGAGGGTAAAAGCTATATGGCTAGAAGTCATATGCAATTTCTGTAAACGAATGATGTCAGGAGGCTCAACCTTTGCCTGCACTCCAATTAAGGTAACGGTGCCACTGTTTATTGCTACTCAGGCACTCAGGGAACACACAGTAAGCTGAAGTACTACCATTCTCTAAGTTGTTGTCTTTAGATGAGACATAGGAGCTTTCAACTTGCCACTATACTGTTGCTTTCATACTGTGGGAGCCGACCTCCTAAGGTTCCAATTCCCACTGCTAACAGTCACTCAGGCTGGGTGGCATTATGGTGATTTTGATTCACAGGCAGCTGGAACACAAGGATCTGCAGAAATGTTCTAGTACAAACCCATAAGTGATTACACAGTACGAGGAAACTGGGCAAGACAAGTCACTAGATGAAGGCCTAACCCCTAAATGGCACACTCCAACTAGACCCTTGTTTGCTGTCCTTGCTACTACACATGCATACTCTCTGAAGAGTTTTGCAGGTATAGCAAGACTCGAGTAAGCCAGCAAATATCACCAACAGTGAAGGTGAAGTAGGAATAAAAATCGCCTTTTAACCCTCCCTAATCTTTCCCACTGCTGTAATCAGTTTCAAAGAAAAAGTGGCAGATCCAGGCTCCAATGCCAAAAAGCATCCtaacatttttcagtttttccagCTAACAATTAGCTGACCCTTTAGCTTACATTTCTGTAAGATAGCaactaagaaaataaatgtatttcactCTTAGTACTTACTTTGGCAGGTTTTTCACCTTTCACCTCCACATTCTCCAGTGTCCTGGCCACACCTATTCCTTTAATTACTTGGCCAAATACCACATGTTTCCCATCCAAATGAGGAGTTGGAACTGTTGTGATGAAAAACTGAGAACCATTTGTATTTCGACCAGCATTCGCCATGCTCAGTAAACCCTCCCGATCATGCTGTAGAAATAAAAACCATGAGAAGTAAACCAGGGTCAGAGCCACTAGTTTGAACTGTTCTTTCAGCAAGCATTCACATTAAACAGGTGGACTACACAACCATGGAGAGCAAacttcaaactttttaaaaatattattttattttgtataaatcGCAACCTTTACTTCACAAAACATGGGGTGCATAATCAGATTTTAAGCTTAGATACAGACACATAATGGGGTAGAGTCTTCTATTTGAGGTTTCTTCATTGTATGTCAGCTAGCTTCTAGGTTAGTTGGTCTATCcacatttatttgaatgaggAAACGCTGTGTATCAGTTAGTACAATCTTCGTGCTTTTTTTGAAGATTGTGTCTAATGGATTAGCCAGTTTAGGTTCAGTGAAAACACTTATCTGGCTCTGAATGTATGTTTCCTGATGTTTTACATATTCCACTTTATTATTCCACCCATTAAGCTAGCCCATAATCTAccagcatttaaaaattattctcggGGCTGGCTcagtggttcagtgggttaaagccccagcccgcagcacccacatcccatatgggtgccagtttgagtcctggctgctcctcttcccatcagctctgctattgcctgggataacagtagaagatggtccaagtccttgggcccctgcacccacatgggagacccggaagaagctcctggctcctggcttcagatcagctcagctccggctgttgcagtcatttggggagtgaaccagcagaatggaagacctctctgtctctacctctctctgtaactctttcaaataaataattctttaaaaaaattattctcataACTGAACAGAAACTACATCAGCTAAACAAAATTACAAGAAGTCAATTTATTTAAACAAAGATGGAGTGAGGAGAGAGGCTTGTTCCTGGCGTGGTCATCTCCAGAAGAGGCTCACAGCTCATCTCGGAGGACAGAGGCTGCACCGAGGACTCTAACCCGTGCACCAGCTTCTGCAGGaggacagaggctgcagccaggactctaacctgtgCACCGGCTTCTACATGAGGAATGCGCTCTTTTCAGGAAGACCTGAAGAGTCTCCCCATGTTCAAAAATAGCACAGGATTCCTCCTTTACATGTCAATGAACCAGGAAAAGTGACAGGATACTGActttatttctaagatttatttggggccagtgacgtggcacagtgggtaaatccgacacctgcagcaccggcattccatatgggcaccagtgattcaagtcccggctacttccaatccagctccctgctaacatgcctggaaaagcagcagaagatagtccaagtgcttatACCCTTGCATCCAcacgggaaacccagatgaaactcctggcttcagcctggcccaaccctggccattgcagccatttggtagagacccagcagatggaagacctctttatcacTACTTcttcttctccctgtaactcttgcaaataaaataaataaacctttaaaaagagagatttatttattgggaagatagaattagagagagaagagagacagacatcttccatctactggttcacactcaacatgaccgcaacagccaggagcttcatccaggtctcctatgtgggtggcaggagcccaaacactttgaccatcttccacttctttccaagGGCCATTAGCATgcagctggatgaaaagtggagcaggggctggcactgtggtgcaagaGATTAAGCTGTCTGCAGcgctccatcccatatgggcgctggttcaagtcccagctgctccactaacaatccagcttccttgtaatacgcctgggaaagcagcagaaaatggcccaagtgcttgggtccctgaacccacgtgagagacctccaagaagctcctgacttcggtttggcccagctccagccgctggagccgtctggggactgaaccactggatcgaggagctctctctgtaactctgcctttcaaatacataaataattaaaaaaaaaaaaatagtaaagcagccaggacatagaCCAgcaccagtgtgggatgctggtcgcaggcggcagctttactccctacaccacagtgccagccccagattctgAATTTAGACAAGACATCCAATTATGTGCTTTCCTAATCTCAAAAGATTCCAAATCTTATGCTTTCAACCCAGGTGTATGAACACTGCGAAGAGTGCTCAAAAGAAACTTCTGCCTTGAAATCAGAATTCTACTGGCACCAACCCATTTCAAAGGGTCTGTGAGAGCCAGTTTCTTCATTCTTCCATCACCTCTCTTACCGCTTTCTCAACAGATGCCGTGTTAACTCTCGTGTTGGTGTTCCCACCTAAAATGACTTTGACCCTGCCAGTCAGCCGAAACTGAACTCAGCTTTCAAAGCCACGCACTTGTAGAAGGCAAGAACCATGTGCCCTTTCTACATGCCCCTTCCCTTTTCATCAATATGGTCACCACATCATCACTGTCATCTTTCTGGCAGCTTCCCTGTTTGGTGCTTACTCCACAGTATTAAccacaaaattaacttttttccaTCAGCCTCCCACTGCCTTTGTCTTTCCTCACCCATAACCTTTCTTcaattttctgtttatattttagtTCCTGCCTAAGCAAATTTCAGCCACCCTGCAATGCCCAGCTCACCTAGCATACGTGCTCATCCTCTCCATTATATCCCCTCATCAGGACCATATAAGGCGTATCTTTCTCCTACAGCATACACAGAGAGTGAACACTACAGGCTGAATATCCCCTCTGTGTAAACCCAAATTCAAAACTTATTAAGCACCAACATCACGCTCAAAACTTTTGGATTTGGGAGGCATTCCGAATTTAGATTACAGTTCCTCAACAACTCAAaactatacaaataaaaaaaaaaagaaaactgaaaaatctgAAACATATCATTTCAGAATGGCTTAGTCAAACTTCTATCAGTGCTACATAAGCAAGTATATTCCATCAATCTAACATTTATTTGCCTATTATTAACTTCCAGTTGTCCCATGTATTTTAATCTCGTCTCCAAGGCAGGATAATGAACTCCTTATCATGCAGGCCTCTCATTTTTATGAGCTGTCTGGTGCCAGCGACATGCTGAACATACTGCTATGTCTACAATACTGTACAGACTGGAGTTTTCCTCTTCAGGTTATCCTGACTCCCTTGCTCATATTCCTCATATCTAAAGTACCATTTTACTTCTGTACTTACAAGTCCATTCTTATACCCTGAACGATGCAACATGCCCCAGTTATATCGTGGGACAATGAAGATAAGAAGGCACAAGCACCACTAATGTCCTTTAGGAGCCTGGACGTTAATCATATCCACTAGTTCGCCAATCTCCTGACATCTTGGATTATTAAAGATGGTTTTGTTGCTCTTCAAAATCAAAGATAAAGGTGCACCTTCCCCTTAATGAGTGTTTTTCCTATAAACAATTTTGCCATGCGGTACCTGAACTTAATTTATCAGTTCAAATGAAGCATGTGATCACACTAAAACAACTATAATATTTTTGACAAAATTACCAGATGAAAACTTTCCATATTAAAGATACATCTACAAAAATAACTTTTACAAGAAAAGGTAAATCTAAGCATGTGTGTGACATTTTCTGGTCTCTTAATCTAGCCAGAATTCTAGATACATAACCTTTACATAACAGTATGCCATTTTCTCAACTTTACCTTATAATAGAAATTCTCATCTTCAAATTTTTCACCATAAATGCTTTCTCCACCTGTCCCATTCTGATTTGAGAAGTCTCCACCCTGAATCATAAATTTCTTAATAActacaaaaaaggaaaatggggCAGACACGGATGAGTTCAGCAACGGTACCTAATAAACACACATTGGTAAAACAGAATCACGCAGCAGGACTCCAGTCCTGTCACTGTTTGCCTTTCTCCAGCCACGCCaagagctcctgactttgaagcTTTCTCATGAGCTGAGCCCAACCTACACTTAAGGCCCAACCCCCTAATGCCCACTTAGTCAGAACTGCTTCACACGGTCCCTCCCCGACAAACCCATCACTGAGACTCAGAAGTCGGGTCTCCGAATTTTTCTCCCGCAGCATCTCGACTCCATTTCACAGCAGACAGCATAACGCTGCGTCTTTCAGTGAACAACCAAGCTCTTAAGGACAGCAACTTgttcctccctgtaactctgcatgGCTGGGCACACACCAGTCACTCAGTGAGGTCTGCTGAATGAAGACCAATGATCCCTGCAGGTTTGTCAGCCCCTGGTTGGAACAGTTCAGCAAACACCATCCCTTCAGTCAAGGGTTACCCAGACCACCCCACATTCAGACACCCCTGGGCGTCTCGGGACTCAGCGTTTGGTTGTATCACAGCTGGACGAGGTGAAAGGACACGGGCAGTCTCTTTCCCTCCCATGAAGGGCAGAGAATGCACACCCCCCAGCGATGaaaatgcagtgtgtgtgtgatgctttTGTCCAGGGAAGCCAGATCAGCACCCAAGGTGTTTACTGCAGCTGTACCCTGCCTAGCATCTTCCAAAATTCCAGACCCCCTAATACTGGAAAGTAGATATTGTGCCTAAGTTAGAAGTTTGTACAGTCCAGACACAGTACATCACACTTATGATTTAGGAATGCTCAAGAACCGAGTTCCTCAACTCTGGCCAAGCACCTGCTATAGACAGCAGTCTTGAGCCTGCTAAGTCAACCACTTTCTGCCCATGCTTTATTACTATATTTTAACGTTTTATTAAACATGAAAGTAAATCAATAGTTTCaatacttaaaaaaaagcaatgttaacTTTTTCTTAACAAATCAACTTTTAGAAAAATATGATTCCAGCTTAACTATTTGTTTATCGGTAAATATTTTACTGATTGCCTACTCATTAAGGACCAGATGCTAAAGACAACAATGGTGAGAACACACAGTTCCTCACCTTATGGAGCCTGCAGTCTACCAGGGAACCATAAATAATCACGAAACAAAGGTATGATTACAAAGTGTGGTAAGCAGTCTAAAACGGCAAGATTTAATCACATCTATCAGTGTCCTGAACACACTGCATCTTCAAATCTGCAGGTTTCCCAGGCAATCCAGGCCAAGAAGTAGGCTAACTTTATCACCATCTACCTCAGGACAGCTACTCTGCCCTTGGCCAGACTCTTCCTCTCTCAATGGAGTCATCTTGGAGTGAGAGTGAATTAGAGGACAGGTGAAATGAAAGTAATCCACTTCAAACTACAAACTGCAGTATCCTGGCATagttaactctacctctgaaagcCCAACCTTTGTGGAACTGAGCTACTGCTCCGAGGTCAAAGCATCCCCTAGGAACTAACAGTACTGTTTAACCTTACTGCCCACTTAATGTTTCCTCCTCCAACTGGAGAAGAGCAGGATCTGGTGATCTGCAGGAAGAGCAATCAAACTCATAGAAACTGCACATACTTCGATGGAAAGGGCATCCTTTGAAGTGGAGAGGTTTCCCGGTGGTGGGTCCAATGCCTTTTTCTCCTGTACATAGTGCACGAAAATTTTCTGCAGTTTTGGGTACAATATCTGCAAACAATTCTAAGACAATTCGaccaactaaaaaaagaaaaatcttgttAGTATGCAAAACCACCAAAGAggcaaaggagaaaaggaaagttgAACCACATACAGTGATAGCTAAGATAAAAAGGAACCTGAGTGCAGCAGTACCAAGTTCCTTTTGCACCTTCAGGAACACAATATATTGCTATGAACTAGTCACCGCTTTGCACAGTAGAGCTTGCATTTACTCCTCTAATGTAACAGAAGTGAAGTACCTGCCCAGCCGCTAGGAGCACCACGCCACCTGTGAGAGAGAGCATGGGCCGCCTGCGTCCGCTTACTTCACCGGACACATCCTCCTCCAGCTTCATCCATGCTGCTGCAAACAACagcactgcttttcttttttttttaaggctgaacaGTATCTCACTGCATGTACACAGCAATGTTATCCACCTGctgatgggcacttgggttgatCCATTATCCTGGCTGCAGTGGATCCGGATGGAGGGCAGGTTATCTCTGATTACACCTCCTTTCCTCTGGATACAAACCCATAGTGCGGCTGCTGGCTCTTCCCGCCATTTACCAACAAACCCAGGCTACCATCTGAAACACCACACACActaccagctgcagcggccagcaGATGAGCACCACTTAAGGGGCGCCAGAAAGCAGTTTTAAAGGCAGCGTGATTTCTCCCACAGGCAGTGAGTAGCCAACAGGAGAGAACCAAGCACCCTCAGAGCAGCGAGGTGGGTATCTGTACCCTTGATCTGCGACGGTTCTGTGTTGCAGCCTATGAAACAAAAGCTGGAAAAGATTCCCGAGACGGGCAGAATAAGAGCAGCACCAGTCTGAAAACGGCTCGGATGCGCCTGTAAGTGTGCACGTGGGCCCCGCGCGTGCATCCAAACACGGCCGGGTCGAAATTCCAACCGCTTCAGAACAAAACCCAACTGAGGCGCAAAGCAACACGCCCCGGAGGTACGAAGCCTCCAGAGCTGCCCTGCAACCCAGGCAACCACGCGGGTGCTGCGAGCTCGGTTCCCCGAGGCCGCGCCGGCGAAGGCGTCTGCATATCCCCCCCGCAGCCGTCAGGAAAAGGCACTCGGCAAACAAGCCCCCGACCCGGGCGCATCGAGCGGCACAGGTGCAGCCGAACCTGGCGCATCGAGCGGCACAGGTGCAGCCGGAGCCCGCGTGACCGGAGCCCGCGGACGGAGCCGCCCCGCCTTCCACACAACACTATGATTTCGTGAAAAGCCAAAGGGTGCACGGGCGGCGAGGCCAAGCCCAACCAAATCAAGACAGGCGAAGCGCACAGGGCCGCCACCCTCCCTGACCCAGAAATTTCCAGAAACGTCCGCAGGACCAACGGC encodes:
- the PPID gene encoding peptidyl-prolyl cis-trans isomerase D gives rise to the protein MSHPTPQAKPSNPSNPRVFFDVDIGEERVGRIVLELFADIVPKTAENFRALCTGEKGIGPTTGKPLHFKGCPFHRIIKKFMIQGGDFSNQNGTGGESIYGEKFEDENFYYKHDREGLLSMANAGRNTNGSQFFITTVPTPHLDGKHVVFGQVIKGIGVARTLENVEVKGEKPAKLCVIAECGELQEGDDWGLVPKDGSGDSHPDFPEDADMDLKDVDKILLVTEDLKNIGNTFFKSQNWEMAIKKYTKVLRYVDSSRAVAEEADRLRLQPVALSCMLNIGACKLKMSDWQGAIDSCLEALEIDPSNTKALYRKAQGWQGLKEYDEALADLKKAQEIAPEDKAIQAELLKVKQKIKAQKDKEKAVYAKMFA